The genomic stretch aaatatatttattcgaaaattggtcaatagcaattaaaggacgtttactctatttcagctattttagggcaaaccagttagctggcatcccgccatgtttccagaactaacatctcagcgtgtgtgtaaacgagatagcatatcaccgccacttttcatacgcataacatagcatctgtcaatggggcccgcgatgaaacaaagcaaataagatagagataAGATAGAAATTTAGGGAAACCAACTAAAAAGTAGGTACCAGAGTTGTTGGTACTAGAATCAataagtggtagatggaaaatgtaagcagttcgacggaaatatggttgccatatttccatttttattgacagcatgtaTAGAGCGAATTTTCTAGAAATTTAGGTGTGGAACTTCTCGGGTcaataaccaccacattaaaccgatcaaatgcgatgccttggtgttgcattgggatggcagaatcgatgaatttcagtaaagaatcggtgttacataagcgttaacatgaatgttcaggtaggatgcttatataactggctggtgattagtcaatgaatcagtgacgattaggagacgcggctcacgaaacgtcggtttaatctgattggaaaatgcaccttgcgtaaagcgatcagcaatcggccctctgtcctaacggacgagatgaaatagcaaacacttcgccggaatattcaatactaaggcatgaaacatgctgaccgccaacgcgaccgatcgggtgagattcttgccgtaggttaaggggttgtatacctttttggtcgagaaaaataagggatgtttgaatctatttttaagtgcatagcaccattttcattgcatctaaggggtatttttctggaagtacagtttatcaacaacaaaaaaatacgtttgattttgagatataccaattattactggaataatggccgtttccccgaaacgctattttttgcagaggcttgcggtgatcctgatagagactcagcggttcaaccgaaatcaaaaaactcatattatttcatttgtttagaagtgtgccgggtccttgaacgatcgcttttatgagtatattgttttcagtgcaaacgggaacgtttttcccaaaaaatgcacgtattgagcgctaaaaattgcattaaaaattttttgcggcaaaatgtaactgtatgtttcaaaaagcgatcgttcaaggaccggcaaatttaataacaaaaatttaaaaaaaagatgaaggaaatcggttcggtagttttcccgcatcacggcaaagtcatttttcggaaaacactattccgagataatcgcgtgtgaagtttcaagtttagcttatgcggccgtggcgaggcacgctgcgaatcgctctaactttcttcctattgctccgatctttatgaaaatttgtgaaaatgttctcaagatgttgtattcgaagacaatacaataaaaattttttcgatttttttaaaacttaaaaggtatataatcccttaatgaacaactctactcacggctgtttcttaaccttcggcaagaatctcgcccgatcgctcacgttggcgttcagcttgtTTCATGCCTAActgaaagccaaacaaaaatatataaaggaaaatatcgataaaatatcaatatCGGCAGTTAATATCGATTTGAATATCGATGCCGTTTTTTGatatcgataaaacaaatatcgaTATTCTATTTTCAATATCGACAACCCTATTTGCCACTATAACTTCCCGGAAGCAGAACTTTTCTTGCGGCGTAGAGTTCTTGATCATGGACAAGGTAACTGCAGACCTTCCTGCTCAATTCGTATCAACAGCTGAGTGGAATCTACCTACAGATATCTTTCTTGCTGATCCTGCTTTTAACAAAAGTCAGCCGATAGACATGGTAATCGGTGTTAAACATTTTTACAGTTTCTTTCCGTCTTCAGCTCGCATGTAGCTGCGTGAAAATTTACCTCTGCTGGTGGATAGCGTGTTCGGCTGGGTTGTAGCTGGGTCGGCTGGCTTAGCATCTTCGACATCCCAGCAACCTTCGTGCAGCGTAGTGGCCGTGTCGATGATAACGCTAGAGGAAAGCGTCGAGCGCTTTTGGAAGACAGAGGATCTGGCCACCACTGACAACTATTCAGTCGAGGAGCGGCGATGCGAATCTTTCTTTACGTCTACGGTCGCGAGAACCCACGAAGGACGATACATGGTTCGTCTACCTCGCAAGCCAGATTTCGCCATCATGCTAGGAGAGTCTGAGGCAACCGCTCGACGTCGTTTCGAGCTTTTGGAGCGCCGTTTGCAACGAGACTCTGATCTGAAGGCAGAGTACCACAAATTTATGAGGGAATACCTCGATCTCGGACACATGAAGCCGGTCAAACCGAGAAGCAGTGACGACACGGGTTGCTACTACCTTCCCCACCATCCCGTTTTCAAGGATTCAAGCACGACGGCTAAGGTTCGGGTTGTGTTTGACGGATCGGCGAAAACCTCTACTGGCTTCTCTTTGAACGAATCCCTCTGCGTTGGCCCTGTGGTTCAGGATGAGTTGATTGACACAATTCTACGGTTTCGAACCTACTCGATAGCCCTTGTCGGTGACATCGCTAAAATGTATCGGCAAGTATTGGTACATCCCGATGATACTTCTTTGCAGCGCATTCTGTGGCGTTTCTCAGCTGATGATCCCATTCAGATCTACGAGCTTCTGACGGTAACCTAC from Wyeomyia smithii strain HCP4-BCI-WySm-NY-G18 chromosome 3, ASM2978416v1, whole genome shotgun sequence encodes the following:
- the LOC129728783 gene encoding uncharacterized protein LOC129728783, which encodes MDKVTADLPAQFVSTAEWNLPTDIFLADPAFNKSQPIDMLRENLPLLVDSVFGWVVAGSAGLASSTSQQPSCSVVAVSMITLEESVERFWKTEDLATTDNYSVEERRCESFFTSTVARTHEGRYMVRLPRKPDFAIMLGESEATARRRFELLERRLQRDSDLKAEYHKFMREYLDLGHMKPVKPRSSDDTGCYYLPHHPVFKDSSTTAKVRVVFDGSAKTSTGFSLNESLCVGPVVQDELIDTILRFRTYSIALVGDIAKMYRQVLVHPDDTSLQRILWRFSADDPIQIYELLTVTYGFAPSSFLATRTLQQLANDEGAPYPFGSKALRKNFYVDDFIGGAQTVEEASKLRTELGELLAKGGFDLRKWTSNRLEVQKGLREDQIGKQSTIEFVPHETIKALGIN